The bacterium genome includes the window CTCCAACATCAGGGCCTTCATCCCATTCAAGACCGAGCCACTTTAAATCTTCTATTATCGCCTCTTCATATTCCTTTCTACTTCTTTCTATGTCTGTATCTTCAATTCTTAAAACAAATTTTCCTTTATTCTTTCTTGCAAATAAATAATTAAATAAAGCAGTTCTTGCATTACCAATATGTAAAAAACCTGTTGGACTTGGTGCAAATCTGACTCTTACCATATCTCTCCTTTTTTAAAAATTATACTTCAAAACCATAAAAAAATAAAAAGTACCTGTCTTTCTTAAAAATGAACAAAAAATTTAATTATTTTCACGCATAATTTAATCCATAAGATGGTAGAGGGATGGGTAAAATTTTTTTCCAGATACCATTTTGATTTTCTTCATGGAAGTTAAATAAAAATTCAGAAAAAGTTGTTAAATTCTCAAATTTTTTTTCTTCATTATACGCTTTTAAAAGAAATTTGTTATCTTCTGTCCTGTATTCAATCTCTATATTCCTTTCTCTGAAAAAATCATATAAAGAACTGAAAAGAATTTCAGGGTTAATAAGTAAAATCGTTCCCATCTCCCTTTTTTCCTTTTCTTTTCCAAGAAGATAGTGTAATTCTCTATCCCATAAAGGAACAAATATATTCTTTTTCCCTCTTCTACTTTTCCATGCTTCAACAAGAAACTTTCTTGAACCTGCAAATTCTCTGTTGTATCCAATATTTATAACTCCCTTTCTCTCTCCTTCTGCCCAATAACCTAAAATTTCCCGTTCTTTCTGAATAACATATATTCTGCTTTCGCATAACATTACTTTTTTTCTATATTTTCCGTTATATAAAGAAAAAAGTTGTGAGAAATCTTTGTTTCTTATAAATCTAACAGGTTCCTTTTGATAAATTTTCATACAATCAGAAAACATTTCATCCCTGAACCTTTTTATTTTAAAATCTACTTTTTTATTTTTACCTCTAATTTGATAAACATAATAAAGCATACTTACAGCACCT containing:
- a CDS encoding GNAT family N-acetyltransferase; the protein is MEIRQGNLEVLDEMIELADLVFRPKEKSMGIETPIMYSKENIEKGNTFIAIENKKIVSFVGLVEEEINVYGNRMKIGEIGNVCTHPDYRGKGFASALLQKAIEKATEDKIAYLMISGGRSLYKRIGAVSMLYYVYQIRGKNKKVDFKIKRFRDEMFSDCMKIYQKEPVRFIRNKDFSQLFSLYNGKYRKKVMLCESRIYVIQKEREILGYWAEGERKGVINIGYNREFAGSRKFLVEAWKSRRGKKNIFVPLWDRELHYLLGKEKEKREMGTILLINPEILFSSLYDFFRERNIEIEYRTEDNKFLLKAYNEEKKFENLTTFSEFLFNFHEENQNGIWKKILPIPLPSYGLNYA